gaggaaagagagaggtaaGAAAAGACAGTCAGTTCGGTGTGTGACATCTCTGCATTGTAAGTGACACTGCACTGTTGCACATCAGACTTATTAAACTAGACTGGACAGGTGTTCTTGCCTATGTGCCAATATTTAACAGCACAGTGGGTGTGTGcttgtgagagtgtttcagggATCTCTCAGGGCTCACAGGACTGAGTGTCTGAGCGAAGCGACTCTCTGTGGCAGAGCGCtcactctctccacctctctaaTTACGCCAACCGAGTCGGCTCTGCCCTTACCCACAATCTGTGGAGGCATGAAATAAATACGTGCTCTCCAACAATaaacaagtgccttttcaaaCGACAGCACCTCCTTATGCTCACCCCCACTGCCTTCTCACCAGGCTTTCATAATGCTTTAACTTTCATACATGCTATAGGAGCAGGTAAGCATATATTACATAAAGATCATGCTGCACAGGCTACAGGGCCCTTTCCAAGTGAGATTAAATCTTGTATCAAAGGCTATCGTTGCCTTAAACTTGAGGCAGACTAAAATGTGACTGTTGGGTACAAACCATACAAGCCAGGGTTAACATTTAGACTGTTAGCAGTGTACACCTTTCCACAACCAACTGAATCTGATATATAACAGTAGCAAAATCCTTAGCAGATATGAATGCACCCTTAAATCAATAACTCCCAAGGATATACATCCAGGTGTTATCtaggaaatttaaaaaagtatttagatGTCTGTATTTTTAGTCAGGTTGTATAAAAATtcacatttcccataatgcatctCAACTCTCCcaacttcccttttttttcaaaccCATAATGCCCACTTCTTTAAAATCTGACACCTTACTTTCTTGTGGAGGCTCTAATGGAAGCAttgatttacttatttatttcaaacagtATTAGTTTTCACATGCTGAGTTGTACTACTCCTTATGGTGAACTTTATGTATAAAGTGTGTTCAGGTAATTTTGCTGTAACTATTTGCATGGATAGATATGTTTGCATTCATAGGTGATATCAGGCCTGTCATTTGTGACATAAtggatgggttttttttcctcacacagTCTCAGCACTGTTAGTCATGTCTTTATTTGCCACTGGTCTGTGTGGTTACAGATTCCCTACTGCATCTTTCATGCTGGCCACACAAGTGTCTCCTACTAGTAATGACAGGGTTGCCATATGTCCACCACACCAGCCTGGCCTgctttggtttatttattctaGGTCATAAGCATCAGGAATTACTTAAAGCATCATCCTGCATCCAGGAGATCAAAAAATATAggattaaatatgaatattatagGCTGGTTGAACTACTGACACCTTTTGATGCCAACTTTGCATGTGCAACACTGCCACCTTGTGGAGGGTAAGAAAATCACACGATACAGCaagaaattcattcattttttagttATCAGCATTGAAACTGCAAACCTCAAATATTCTTCCCCAGTTCCTGACATTACTCACACGGACTGAAAAATAGGTGgttcaaatacatttattaaatataaaagactCTTTTGCAGTGCAGTAACGATAATACAAAATATTTGGAAGATTACCAAGAATGCAGTGCTCAGGTTATTAATGTGTACACcataattaaaaatgcattttcctGAAATTGTTTGAAAAAGAGCAAATAGACTAGTACAAACCAAATGACTTACATTAAACCCAGGGAAACCTCTTGACCAATTTGGAAATATGTAtcagattaaattaaaagatGCTATCTATGGTAACATACAATGCATTTTATAAGTCtacaaaatgaaatgcaaaGTGCCACCACAGTTAAAAGCACCAATTGCATAAAGAAACAAGCAAATTTGTTCAACAAGTGCAGTCTTGAAGTTTGGTGTCTAATTCctttttttacaagttttagCCACAAGACAGAAAATAATACGTAAAGGAGAAGTGAGCAACAGTGTTTGCACCAGTTactacaaacacaaaaacactttctttccttctcaaGCCAGACATAAACAGCACAAAACTGTAATTgtagaaaatacatttctttaaccTACCCTAAAGTGAAAAGATAAGTTGGCCAGTAAATTAAAAGCAGATTTCAGCTCCCAAGAtatgttgtaaaaaaaagaagttgaaaaaaaagaaaggtaggaaggtatAAATAGGACAATAAATACTGTCACTATGCTGAGCATAGTTCACTATTGAATGTAGTGTAGACTTAAGCCAGATGTCATAACTGTAATTCTTCTCTAGTGGATGATACATACGCCTGCCAATGGGTTTTAATGCACTGTCTAGTGTTGTAACTCATGAAATAACAAGACTGTTTTTAGTGCCGACCCATCAGATGAAGCATTCTTTGGttcactgaaatactgaaatTGAGGCCCTAGGGTCAAAAACACTGCTTTTCAAAAGTTCTATAAGTGCATCATCTTCAATGCatgactttaaatgtgtgtgtgcgcacgtgaCTGAGCATGAATTTTTGTAAGGCACTGTCTTGTATGAATTATTTATCAATATGATCGGCATGTTGGCCACAGACAACAACAACCTACAACCTCTGGCAGACTTACATTTGCCAGTGGTGGTAGGTGTGAATGCCTTAAACAGAACAGACAATCAGGTCACTACATGCCTTTTGCATAGACAGAAAGCACTGTGATGTTTACTATGAAAATATACCAAAAATGACATGGACTATAATTCTAATGCTATGATAGGGGAAACAGATCCATGTCTCAGCTCATCTACATACCGCAAAACAGGGAGTGAAGACTAAAGAACTTGATACACCAGACACATCATGTAGTCcaataaaacaaagcaaaaaaaattaTGGCCTTAAAATTGCCATAGAGTTAAAACAGTACTTGACAAAAACTGAACACTACAGCCTTCATAAAAAGGTAGTATTTATTCTACTGGATTCCATGATATTGTCAGGTGTTTGGATTATTTCTTCTACATCCCTCAAGTCCAATTTGTGTCTCATGTGTCCATTTATTCATGTATGATCATCTACACTGTATGTACTGAATGCTACATAGCACAGTACAAAGGCTCCTCGCTGGGTCTCTGTAGCTTATTGATTAGAAGAGAAAACACATCTGGATAGGGAAAGTACTAAAATGTTAGGTAATCTGTAGTCTTTGGTCTATTTGACAATCTGCTGTTTATGGCACAGAATGGAGAGTTTGACTAGGAGCCTCAGTATAAACTTCAAACTGACTTGAGAAATGGTTGATGCACAAACTACAACTTTAAGTATTGGTCAAGTGACTGTACATTATAAATAGGGAGAAACACTGCTGTATGTTGGCATTTCTAAAGGAAAAAAGTCCTTTATCTTTTCATTACTGCCATACAGAGAAGAgccatgactttttttttttttagtatatcGGACAAAAGCAgtttcacttcctctttctgtctgtagGCCTGAAGGTTACGTTGTATTCCTTAAAGTGGGGATAGGTCACCATATTGCCATGAGCTGCTGCGAATATGAAGGTTTTCActccaaacaaaaaaacaccaggTGATTTATTTGCTCCCACCTGCTAAAATGGTGAACTGATAATCAAAATCATCCAGTATAGTGAAAACGATCACACTCCCAGTCCTTTGTGGCACATGTTTAACTATCCCTGCCTTAGAGCCTGAGTGCTGGCTCTGATCCTTTTGAATGTTCTGGTCCATTTTGCCATGTTAAGTATTTTTAGCCCAGAGAACCTGGTCCACGTAGTACCGGTTCCAtccgctgtgtgtgtgcatcctaGTTTCCTGCACAGTACTGAAGCATACTGAGTTTATGGTTGCCAGGGTTTCCTGTCCTTGCCTTTCTGATCAGGAATGTGTTTATAGCGACACTTGTCTCCAAAATGGCAGCCGGTGGTTCTCCAGAAGTAACACTCGTCTCCATTCACTGGGCCACGCCTTCGAGGTCTGTGCACAGAGGAGGATGACATAGgtaaagacaaaaagacacaagtataaaaaaaacattgaagtCAGTGACCTGGACATTCTATACCATGAAGCAGAAGTGTTTTTTTACCCAGCTGATGCCCCTGCCTGCTGTGTGACAGGGAGACACATCTTAAGTGGAAAAGGGAGGACCCTCTGAGTGCGACGGTCAGGATAGCGCACCACTAAACGTGTGTTCTCAATGCAATAACCCTGTGGGGTGGGTGGGCATATTTGCAGTTTTAAGtccttcattattatcattattatcattattattattattattaaacagcTTCAACTGAGGGAGGGGAACCAAACAAGTACTCACATTTAGCTTCTCCATTGCACGTGCTGCCATGCTTGCATTCTTGAAATTGACAAAGGCACAGAATCTCTCATGCAGCACACGGATACTCTCTATTTCTCCATACCTACAATGCAAAGCCAACGAATTGTGGAAAATTGTGCTTAATTAAACTGATTTCAACTCATAAATTAGTATCAAATATTTCACTGGGCTATTGtcatacaatttaaaaaggtCCCATAGGTGATTCTCAGTTAGCTCAGTTGTCACATTTCCCACCCAGAGAGATGGGCAAGGGCTTctgaaggaaagagagacaaaaaaaatgtgactcaacacaataaaacagagTTCCGTTCTCCAAAGGACACTTAAGATGTGAcaattaatgaaaataaaacatgtaaactaAGATGAACTAAAATCAgtttaaccaaaaaaaagagactacTACCCCTTCTGACCCCAAGCTTTGATAAATATAACAAATAGTAACCTACCCTGGCAGCACAACTGACTGATCTTGGCTcccagctgcaaaaaaaaaaaaaaaaagcatctccAATAACTGAATATACAGGAAAGAATCTTCCAGGCCAACTTTAACATACAGCATATTCTGAACATAACTTCTCTCCATTGTTACGGTAATGAAGTCCCTTAGAAAATACAGTATTGAATACTTCCATGTGACCTTACCCCTAGCAGCTTCAGAACAAGATGCCACAACAGCCTGCACAGTTGAGAATTTCTCCAGCAGTAGGACACTTTGCCCTTCATCAAAACCAAGGTCCtgatgaaattttaaaaagcactaaTGTAACAAAATACACTCAAAGGAATTAAGCTGTAAGAGTCAAGATGATTAACAACAAAATGTTACTTCTAAAAATGGACAGTTGATGAGGCTAAGAGTATATTCTCACTCTCAGCTAATGGCTGACACTTGTTTGAGTGTATTTACCATTAACTGCAGCACTTTGCAGTTTAACAGGTCGGTGACGGCCTCCTCACAGTCTTTGTCCAGTTTTAGCACCTGCTCCATAGCCTTCTCTGCCTCACTGTACCGCTACAACACAAATGATCAGACATACAACCATTAGTAAGTTTTATCATATAATTAAGCTATTAAGTAGCTATTTCTTCCAATAGAATTCCCACCTTCATGCCCATGAGAGCACTGCCCTTGCGGAAATGTCCTTTGGGCCATTCTGGTGCCAGCTGAATGGAGCGTTCAGCGTCTGCCAGAGCCTGAGGGTACTGCTCCAAGCAGTAAT
This portion of the Scomber japonicus isolate fScoJap1 chromosome 14, fScoJap1.pri, whole genome shotgun sequence genome encodes:
- the zgc:123010 gene encoding stress-induced-phosphoprotein 1; the protein is MVALMKFTRDICRLLGLGSGPPVQQQEEQMDCGAATPDPSDDATLLQDPLNGEEDLSEEEKVRRRAERRRAKRKRRRKRKKQEQVKQNESAEQDDEDEDGGAESELDESESEAEGNAEEEKQEQKEEKKDAKSTACQKYDTTPLTAPSGIKGQQKNHARSAEEEPEWDVSSAFFANAASHIKPKGSCRKSKENKENEDRRETNGTDTMTKKSASLTEKGIKLVQEGQYSQAVSMFTEAIKCDPKDYRFFGNRSYCYYCLEQYPQALADAERSIQLAPEWPKGHFRKGSALMGMKRYSEAEKAMEQVLKLDKDCEEAVTDLLNCKVLQLMDLGFDEGQSVLLLEKFSTVQAVVASCSEAARAGSQDQSVVLPGSPCPSLWVGNVTTELTENHLWDLFKLYGEIESIRVLHERFCAFVNFKNASMAARAMEKLNGYCIENTRLVVRYPDRRTQRVLPFPLKMCLPVTQQAGASAGPRRRGPVNGDECYFWRTTGCHFGDKCRYKHIPDQKGKDRKPWQP